Below is a genomic region from Eupeodes corollae chromosome 1, idEupCoro1.1, whole genome shotgun sequence.
CTATTGATCGCTGCTGCGTAAATAGCTACAGTGACGTCATTTTTGATAGTACAACCTACCTACGTTCTCTGTATTGCTATTGCACACGTAGTTGAATAAAAGATTTACCTTATTTCCCACAACAATAAAGGGAAACTGGTCCGCATTGACATCAGCATAACGCAGGAATTCATCTCGCCACAACTTAAGCCCCTTAAAGCTGTCGCGGTCGTTGACAGCATAGCACAATAAACAAACATCCGATCCTCGATAGAATGGTGTTCGTAGAGCCCTAAATCGCTCTTGCCCAGCAGTGTCCCAGATCTAGAATTTTacaagaacaacaaatattaaaattcaccCCCGCCATCTCGAACTAATTGCTCCCAATTGATTGATGAACACAGAAAAGGTCAGCTGAACACTTTGTGTGACTGTATCATTGTTTGTTTGACTAACCTGCAAAGTGTATTTCTCGCCATCGACTTCGATGTCTTTGTTCATGAACTCAACGCCAATGgtgtgaaaattattttcctcATAGCGATTGGATACGAATCGGTTCATGAGACAGCTTTTGCCTACACCTCCATCGCCTAGGATCACAACCTTCAGGAGGATGGTTTTATTGGGTGGTCGCATGTTCGTCATATTGCCGCTGGAAATGCTATCACTACTGCTgttgttttcataaatttcaaacagtCTGCTTGTCCTAGTCGattgctgatttttttttcgcttaTTGCTGGATTGCTGGATGACCTGGAAGCTAGTCGAAGTTTTTCTGATTTTATTTCTCTTTCACCAgctaattgaaattaattagcaaattttatgtttttctgaTGAAAATGTTAGACTTTTCTTTGTGTTCTGATATCACGGAACTATGTTAATGGAAATTGGAAAACTTTAGAGGATATTTATTCTTTTCGAATATAGACTTTTGGGggtgagaaaaaaaagaacctttTGTGATTtgccttgtttcttttaataaacAGAAACACAACAGTGAAAGAGAGCTAAGCTAGAACGAACGcaagcaaacaacaaaaaatcgacGTTGATCTGTTTTGTGTGGCTGTGgggttgaaaaataaaaattccaaaacagaCTTGAGATTGACGTTTCCTCTTTTTCTTTCTGTCAGCTGCTGTCAATTGCTGGCAAATGTCGAATACTTGGGCTTTGTTCACAATAGAGAGACGGGGATGttataaattattgaattgttttataaattgtaaacaCTACTATTTCGATTTCTGTGTGGCATTGACAGCTTTTTTGGGCCAGTGATAGTTTTc
It encodes:
- the LOC129940173 gene encoding ras-related protein Rab-9B, which gives rise to MTNMRPPNKTILLKVVILGDGGVGKSCLMNRFVSNRYEENNFHTIGVEFMNKDIEVDGEKYTLQIWDTAGQERFRALRTPFYRGSDVCLLCYAVNDRDSFKGLKLWRDEFLRYADVNADQFPFIVVGNKNDMEEQSRQVTAEEVEEWCNEYKIASLIETSSKTATNVTEAFTLAVRHWQKLEKATEREMRQNGDTIDLTRAIRLPTSRFCCSSAVLGDAEKNTSSSSNRNSPRTRQRN